In one Candidatus Thermoplasmatota archaeon genomic region, the following are encoded:
- a CDS encoding DUF1761 domain-containing protein: MHPAPALDVVPILAAALVNIVVGFVWYAPPVLGNAWLKELGKKQEELGSPGPAYALVVVSALVSALALNYVIHGISGASPTLQDGALVGLIVGVGFAATAMGAESIFGGKSLKLYLINAGYHVVALALAGVVVTFL; this comes from the coding sequence GTGCACCCGGCCCCGGCGCTCGACGTCGTGCCGATCCTGGCCGCCGCCCTCGTGAACATCGTCGTGGGTTTCGTCTGGTACGCGCCGCCCGTCCTCGGAAACGCGTGGCTGAAAGAGCTGGGGAAGAAGCAGGAGGAGCTCGGCTCCCCCGGGCCCGCCTATGCGCTCGTGGTGGTGAGCGCTCTCGTCAGCGCCCTCGCGCTGAACTATGTCATCCACGGCATCTCGGGCGCCTCGCCCACCCTCCAGGACGGCGCCCTTGTAGGCCTCATCGTCGGCGTCGGGTTCGCCGCGACAGCCATGGGCGCGGAATCGATCTTCGGCGGCAAGAGCCTGAAACTTTACCTCATCAACGCCGGTTACCACGTGGTGGCGCTCGCGCTCGCCGGCGTCGTCGTCACCTTCCTCTGA
- the trmY gene encoding tRNA (pseudouridine(54)-N(1))-methyltransferase TrmY — translation MPTFILLAHRASTAPAFSLDDLPGSGGRMDIVCRVVTSALLHSHGVRSDVEVIALLQGPPGAPVAVRFDGAKVRRLNPDERSTAALVRRALATPRTGPVWREASPGVSVADATLADLLDTLATRPLVLLDEGGDDARAAPPPADAVYVIGDDQGFTPEEDAEVRGRGARAVSLGPRSLQADQAVVVLLNELDRAGAR, via the coding sequence ATGCCGACCTTCATCCTCCTCGCGCACCGGGCCTCGACCGCCCCCGCCTTCAGCCTGGACGATCTTCCGGGGTCCGGCGGCCGCATGGACATCGTGTGCCGCGTCGTGACAAGCGCCCTCCTCCATTCCCACGGCGTCCGGAGCGACGTGGAGGTCATCGCCCTCCTCCAGGGCCCCCCGGGCGCTCCCGTCGCGGTGCGCTTCGACGGCGCGAAGGTGCGCCGCCTGAACCCCGACGAGCGCAGCACGGCGGCGCTCGTCCGCCGCGCGCTCGCGACGCCCCGCACGGGACCCGTGTGGCGCGAAGCCTCCCCCGGGGTGAGCGTCGCGGACGCGACGCTCGCGGACCTCCTCGACACCCTCGCGACGCGCCCTCTCGTGCTCCTCGACGAAGGGGGCGACGACGCGCGCGCCGCGCCGCCGCCCGCGGACGCGGTGTATGTGATCGGCGACGACCAGGGATTCACGCCCGAAGAGGACGCCGAGGTCCGCGGCCGCGGCGCCCGGGCCGTGAGCCTCGGGCCGCGGTCGCTCCAGGCCGACCAGGCGGTCGTGGTGCTCCTGAACGAGCTGGACCGGGCCGGGGCGCGGTAG
- a CDS encoding NADH-quinone oxidoreductase subunit N, producing MALVPNEIIALTPLAILTIAGLAAAILGTLGLKRQGMAGFALIAIVLAGVFSFASLYDVPGFGYVRDAVEALPVSSAGVPTVYGVYDVTPFSVFFAAIFLLVAGIVVLASPHSIRERHQGEYYALILFSTLGMMVVASARELITLFVGLELASFCTYALAGFYKKAPDSAEAAMKYFVIGSLSSAVTLYGISLIYGLAGTTNLDALSGGLVGAPGLIDPATGRIAPTLVFGWVFVLTGFAFKVSAVPFHMWSVDVYDGAPPTVSAFLAAASKKMGFAAIFKIFIIGLVAVQTNWTFLAAALAVVTMTVGNVVALSQTNVRRLLAYSSIAHAGYMLIALPIATQFALAGGLLHITTHAFMKAGAFVVVAAVATLGVSEDLNDWRGLSRRAPFLALAMAIFMLSFAGIPPFAGFASKFVLFSAAIQAGGWFVWLAVAGVVNSAISLYYYARIVRTMYVDEGGATTRLAIPASAIAAVAIALLGTIVIGLYPAPFYGFAVEAAASLIP from the coding sequence GTGGCGCTCGTCCCGAACGAGATCATCGCCCTCACGCCGCTTGCGATCCTCACGATCGCCGGCCTCGCGGCCGCGATCCTCGGCACGCTCGGCCTCAAGCGCCAGGGCATGGCGGGCTTCGCGCTCATCGCGATCGTCCTCGCCGGCGTCTTCAGCTTCGCGAGCCTCTACGACGTCCCCGGCTTCGGCTACGTGCGCGACGCCGTCGAGGCCCTGCCGGTTTCGAGCGCGGGCGTCCCGACGGTCTACGGCGTGTACGACGTCACGCCGTTCTCGGTCTTCTTCGCCGCCATCTTCCTCCTCGTCGCGGGCATCGTGGTCCTCGCGAGCCCGCACTCGATCCGCGAGCGCCACCAGGGCGAGTACTACGCGCTCATCCTGTTCTCGACGCTCGGCATGATGGTCGTCGCCTCCGCGCGCGAACTCATCACGCTCTTCGTCGGCCTCGAGCTCGCGAGCTTCTGCACGTACGCGCTCGCGGGCTTCTACAAGAAGGCCCCCGACAGCGCTGAGGCCGCGATGAAGTACTTCGTGATCGGGTCGCTCTCGAGCGCCGTCACGCTCTACGGCATCTCGCTCATCTACGGCCTCGCGGGCACGACGAACCTCGACGCCCTCTCGGGCGGCCTCGTCGGCGCGCCGGGCCTCATCGACCCCGCGACGGGCCGCATCGCTCCGACGCTCGTCTTCGGCTGGGTGTTCGTGCTCACCGGCTTCGCGTTCAAGGTGAGCGCGGTGCCGTTCCACATGTGGTCGGTCGACGTGTACGACGGCGCGCCGCCCACGGTGTCGGCCTTCCTCGCGGCGGCCTCGAAGAAGATGGGCTTCGCGGCCATCTTCAAGATCTTCATCATCGGCCTCGTCGCGGTCCAGACCAACTGGACGTTCCTCGCGGCCGCCCTCGCGGTCGTGACGATGACGGTCGGCAACGTCGTCGCGCTCTCGCAGACCAACGTGCGCCGGCTCCTCGCGTATTCGTCCATCGCGCACGCAGGGTACATGCTCATCGCGCTTCCCATCGCGACGCAGTTCGCGCTCGCGGGCGGCCTCCTCCACATCACGACGCACGCCTTCATGAAGGCGGGCGCCTTCGTCGTGGTCGCGGCCGTCGCGACGCTCGGCGTGAGCGAGGACCTGAACGACTGGCGCGGCCTCTCCCGGCGCGCGCCCTTCCTCGCCCTCGCGATGGCGATCTTCATGCTCTCGTTCGCGGGCATCCCGCCGTTTGCCGGCTTCGCCTCGAAGTTCGTGCTCTTCAGCGCGGCCATCCAGGCCGGCGGCTGGTTCGTGTGGCTCGCGGTCGCGGGCGTCGTGAACAGCGCCATCTCGCTCTACTACTACGCGCGCATCGTGCGCACGATGTACGTGGACGAGGGCGGCGCCACGACGCGCCTCGCGATCCCGGCCTCGGCCATCGCGGCCGTCGCGATCGCGCTCCTCGGCACGATCGTGATCGGCCTCTACCCGGCGCCGTTCTACGGCTTCGCGGTCGAGGCGGCGGCGTCGCTCATCCCGTGA
- a CDS encoding NADH-quinone oxidoreductase subunit M, with protein MELPLVSIAILSALAGAGLTLAIGRKDHRIARVVALATSLVPLAIASYLLITLADAPKTATGYGFYEKYQWIPGLGIQIIFGLDGLGAPMFFLTALLVTLGIVFAWDQTERASTFHAMLMILNAAVLGVFSALDLFLFYVFWEFVLIPMYFLIAIWGGPRKKYAAIKFFIYTFTASLVMLLAFMALYFEAFPSGARSFAIEDIVAANGRFSQGFQQIVFLALFVGFAVKFPVFPFHTWLPDAHVEAPTAGSVLLAGVLLKMGSYGLIRIALPVAPFGAQWLVPLMFVIAVASMIYASAICLVQRDYKKLVAYSSIGSMGLVLLGIAASVHTGSELGLVGANFMMLAHGFISPALFMLCGVLAHNLGTRDIPSMGGLAAKLPKSATYMVIFSMAGLGLPGLAAFIAEFQIYGATWEAFGIYILIPLVYLVLSAAYYLWALQRAFFGPFTEKPGVHYGHTYDLHWHEAVPLAILLLFTALYGLWPRLLTDVLDGPVRALLLTMGVA; from the coding sequence ATGGAATTGCCTCTCGTCTCCATCGCCATCCTGAGCGCCCTCGCGGGCGCCGGCCTCACGCTCGCGATCGGCCGGAAGGATCACCGCATCGCGCGCGTCGTCGCGCTCGCGACGAGCCTCGTGCCGCTCGCGATCGCGTCGTACCTCCTCATCACGCTCGCCGACGCCCCGAAGACCGCGACCGGTTACGGCTTCTACGAGAAGTACCAGTGGATCCCGGGCCTCGGCATCCAGATCATCTTCGGTCTCGACGGCCTCGGCGCGCCGATGTTCTTCCTGACGGCGCTCCTCGTCACGCTCGGCATCGTCTTCGCCTGGGACCAGACGGAGCGCGCCTCCACGTTCCACGCGATGCTCATGATCCTGAACGCGGCCGTCCTCGGCGTGTTCAGCGCGCTCGACCTCTTCCTGTTCTACGTCTTCTGGGAGTTCGTGCTCATCCCGATGTACTTCCTCATCGCCATCTGGGGCGGCCCGAGGAAGAAGTACGCGGCGATCAAGTTCTTCATCTACACGTTCACGGCCTCGCTCGTGATGCTGCTCGCCTTCATGGCGCTGTACTTCGAGGCATTCCCGTCCGGCGCGCGCTCCTTCGCCATCGAGGACATCGTGGCCGCGAACGGCCGCTTCAGCCAGGGCTTCCAGCAGATCGTGTTCCTCGCGCTCTTCGTGGGCTTCGCGGTGAAGTTCCCCGTCTTCCCCTTCCACACGTGGCTCCCCGACGCGCACGTCGAGGCGCCGACGGCGGGCTCGGTGCTCCTCGCGGGCGTGCTGCTGAAGATGGGCTCGTACGGCCTCATCCGCATCGCGCTCCCCGTCGCGCCCTTCGGCGCGCAGTGGCTCGTGCCCCTCATGTTCGTGATCGCGGTCGCGAGCATGATCTACGCCTCCGCGATCTGCCTCGTGCAGCGCGACTACAAGAAGCTCGTCGCGTACTCGTCCATCGGGTCGATGGGCCTCGTGCTCCTTGGCATCGCGGCGTCCGTCCACACGGGCAGCGAGCTCGGCCTCGTCGGAGCGAACTTCATGATGCTCGCGCACGGCTTCATCAGTCCGGCGCTCTTCATGCTGTGCGGCGTGCTCGCGCACAACCTCGGCACGCGCGACATCCCGTCGATGGGCGGCCTCGCGGCGAAGCTGCCGAAGTCCGCGACGTACATGGTCATCTTCTCGATGGCGGGTCTCGGCCTCCCGGGGCTTGCGGCCTTCATCGCGGAGTTCCAGATCTACGGCGCCACCTGGGAAGCCTTCGGGATCTACATCCTGATCCCGCTCGTCTACCTCGTGCTCTCCGCCGCGTACTATCTGTGGGCGCTCCAGCGCGCCTTCTTCGGCCCGTTCACGGAGAAGCCCGGCGTCCACTACGGACACACGTACGACCTGCACTGGCACGAGGCGGTCCCCCTGGCGATCCTGCTCCTGTTCACGGCCCTCTACGGCCTCTGGCCGCGCCTGCTCACGGACGTCCTCGACGGCCCCGTCCGCGCCCTTCTCCTCACGATGGGGGTGGCCTGA